GAAGCGTTGAACGAATCCTAGATCTGAAGGTAGACTTGCGCCGTTCAGGGCTAGTTCCGGGTTGTCTCTCCCGGTCGCTTGCCACTGATCGACTGGGCTTCGGCCCAATACGGAATGCCCGCTTGGGCTAGCCGTTGTACATACATCCTCCTCGTGAAAGGAGGCATTCGCATGTGTATCACGTGAACCCCCCTATTTCTTGTCGCGGTCCACTGTCACACTAGCTTGCGTTGCCAGTGCAAATTCAGCTTCCTAAATGTAGCAGATTATGGTGATTCTGTCAACGATTTATAACACTATTAGTCTTGATTCTTATCCCAGGCTAATTCAAACAGTTGTTTGAGTGCCCCGACAATCTCTCGGCTTTCGATTAGAACGCTGATGGTATCTTTGCCAGCATAGGTCGAAAAGGCAGCTTGGTCGTTGCGCAACGAAATATCGGCTTTAACAGGTTCATCGATCTTAATAGTCTGTCGCAACAGCTTTGGGTCGCTGGGTACTGTTTTGCGATATGAGTAAATAATTTTACTCGAAATCTTCTTTTTTAAACGCTGTTTCGGCGTTGTCTTAAGGATTGATGGTGAAATTTTATCGACTTCGTCATAATTGACCAACCCATAACTGACACTCCCGGGTGTGCTTTTGCGACTAAATTCGCGCCCAACAGCCTCCACGCCTTCTTTGCCTTTATAAAAGCGAACGATCGGAGCGCTGCTGCTTTGAGTCCGATTGGTCTGCTCAAGCTCTGGTAATAACGCTTGCAACTCCTTGCGGCGCTCCTCGACTTGCTCCATCTGGCGCTCAAACAAGCGCTCCAGCATATCGGGGCCTTCGGCCACAAAGACGGTCTTTTTGCCCTCGGTCGATTGGGCCACTAAACCCAGTTCGGCTAGTTGATCGAGAATGACATAGGCCGTGGCCCGGTTAACATCGGCTTGTTGAGCGATTTTTTGAACCGAGGCCGGGCCCAAAAACAACGCAGCTACGTAAACCTTGGCCTCCTTGTCGGAGAGCCCCAACGTTTGAACTTTCGCTGCTAGCTCAGTAATTTGCATTCCTGCATCATAGCATTGTTGTCAGAATTTTTCAACAGTTTTTTGGCGGAGAGAGTGGGATGTCGCTTAGGCGACTTGCGGTCGCAGTGCTCGAAGCTAGCTTCTGCGCGCTGCTCTCTTAAATCGAACCAGTGCTTCGCACTAACGGGTTCTCATGCCTCGCTGGTCTACCATTGGCCCTAGCTCAACTCGAGGTTGAGCGACGGCCAATGGCGGAGAGAGTGGGATTCGAACCCACGATACGATCGCTCGTATACACGCTTTCCAAGCGTGCGCCTTCGGCCACTCGGCCACCTCTCCGGATTAGCTCAATATTATACTTTGATGCCAGCAATTTTGCATATAAACTGAACTGTCTCCTCCAATGTAGAGTCATTTGTAATAGTTTTTTCGAAGTCATACCCGCTCGGCTGGAGTTCTTGGTGCCACTCCTTCATTTCCTCCACTCCGAAATCGGTAACCTTAGATCTGGTCTGATGACGCTTTAGTGTTTCGTCGAAATCAATATCAAACATAAATACAGAGTTATTGCTTGGATGTTTTGCGAACAACTTGTCGAAGTAAGATTTGTATTTGGGAAAGTAAAAAATGCCTTCGATGATTACATCGAAACCACGCTCGAGTAGCATTGATGCGCAATCGACTACCATCTCGGCAGAGAGCTCATTTGCAAGCGATCTGTCCTTAAGAGACTTGAATGGTGCAATTCTGAATAAGTCGTGACTCAAAATCACCAAAGGCTTTTCGGCCTGCTCTTGGATGGCTTTGGCTACTGAACTTTTTCCTGAGCCGGAGTGACCTCGCATTACTATTAGCTTGGATTCAGCATTCACGACTTCTTCAACTCTCGTTTGAGCTTTTCAATCATATCGACCGGCGTCGGATCAATGCCGTTCAAAAAGGCTAAATACAGGCTGACGTAATCGCCCAGGAGCTGGGTCCACAGCATCTGCTGCAGTTTAGTTTTGCCGATCGCTTCAACAATAATCGGTTTAGGCATTTGGCCGCTCAGCAAACGATTGCTAACTTCCCAGCGTTTGGCAATCTGCGGCAGATCGAGTGATGATTGCAATTCGACGACTTTGAGCAACTTATCGCGCGGGTTCTTCCAGCCCAAAAACTCGTTATGATTGAACTCCGGCAACTCGTTATAAAAGGCCGCTTGTTTGGCGTTTTCATTAATATCAATCTTCCATTTGTAGGCCTGCATGCTAAGCGTTGGCCCACCGTAGACGACCACCCCGCAGCCCAGTAGGTCTTGGGCGATTTGTTTGGCTATATTCTTTGGCGTCTGCACATCGGCCACCCAATTACTGCTATGAGACAGCAACCAGCGCCCGGTCTCCTCTAATTCGGTCGCCACATTTTGGCTCAGACCGGTCTGGTCGAACAGGCTGGCCAAGGCCTTAATTTCGTAGAGCACCGCTAACCTGGGTTGCAGCCCACTGGGAATAATAATCAGCGGCAGCTTGGTCGCTAGCGCTCGGCGTTTTAACTCTCCGCCCGATGTCATAATGACGATTTTGGCCCCGGCTCCCCGAGCCTGCTCCAGCTCAGCTAGCTCCTCCTCGGTGTTGCCGGAATAGCTCGATACGATCACGAGAGTATCTGCCCCGACAAACTGCGGTAATTCGTAGCCCCGATCGATGATCATTGGTAGCTTAAGTTGATCGCTCAAATAATGCTGCAAAAACTGCCCAGCCAAGGCCGAGCCGCCCATGCCAGCTAGCACCACACTCGTCACAGCATCCAGATCTATATCGGGGATAGAAAATTGTTGCGATAGTTGCCCGGGCTGACCCCCAACCACGCCCAAAGCGTTGCCGTTATCATAGCGACTTAAAAATGACTGATCATCAAGCATAGTCTGATTATAACTGTTCTACCGTATCAAATACTTAATATAATTCTTGTTTCTCACCCCACCAATTTTTTGTGTAAGCTCTTCCTTTTTACCCCTGTAATACTTTCTACGGCTGTCGATACAAAAAAATTGGTGGGGGTGGTTTTTACTTTTCGATCATCTTGAGCAGATTGCTCATGGGTATACTCCGACCACCTATTACTTCGCAATCTGCTGTATGGTTAAACTTCTCCCAAGCTTCGAGCAACAGCAAGGCAGAGCTGGGTTAATAGCCGGTTGCGACGATACATCGCAAGACCGCAAGCTGTTTGAGGAGCCCGACATGGGGCGAGCGACGAGTTCTTGCGGTCAGGCTAATTAACCCAGCTCTGATGCTGCTTGGTTGCGAGCTCAGCTTGGGCAGTTTTGCTCCTTTTGCTGTCAAAAGGAGAAGAAGAATATAGAAGTTAGATAAAAAATGGGTTAAGAGAAAAATGTTTGCAACGAAAAAACCGACTCATTTGAGTCGGTTGGGTCCAGCCCGGGGGCCCGTCAGTCGTGACGGAACCCCCGGGCGGCGGTAGCGAGAGCTACTTGCTCTTGTTGTTCTTCTTGCCCTTGCCCTTCACGCCCCGCGCTTTGGCTCCCTCTTGGGGACCGCGGCTGTGCTCGGGGCGTCGGCGAGGCGGCGTGGCCTCGGGCTTCAGTCTCAGACTGCCAATCGGATCGCGCACGAATTCGTTGGCCTTTTGGACCAACTCCTCCAGCTCGACCCTCTTGAACCAGTTCTGTGACAG
The sequence above is drawn from the Candidatus Saccharimonadales bacterium genome and encodes:
- a CDS encoding helix-turn-helix domain-containing protein encodes the protein MQITELAAKVQTLGLSDKEAKVYVAALFLGPASVQKIAQQADVNRATAYVILDQLAELGLVAQSTEGKKTVFVAEGPDMLERLFERQMEQVEERRKELQALLPELEQTNRTQSSSAPIVRFYKGKEGVEAVGREFSRKSTPGSVSYGLVNYDEVDKISPSILKTTPKQRLKKKISSKIIYSYRKTVPSDPKLLRQTIKIDEPVKADISLRNDQAAFSTYAGKDTISVLIESREIVGALKQLFELAWDKNQD
- a CDS encoding AAA family ATPase; the encoded protein is MNAESKLIVMRGHSGSGKSSVAKAIQEQAEKPLVILSHDLFRIAPFKSLKDRSLANELSAEMVVDCASMLLERGFDVIIEGIFYFPKYKSYFDKLFAKHPSNNSVFMFDIDFDETLKRHQTRSKVTDFGVEEMKEWHQELQPSGYDFEKTITNDSTLEETVQFICKIAGIKV
- a CDS encoding bifunctional phosphoglucose/phosphomannose isomerase, translating into MLDDQSFLSRYDNGNALGVVGGQPGQLSQQFSIPDIDLDAVTSVVLAGMGGSALAGQFLQHYLSDQLKLPMIIDRGYELPQFVGADTLVIVSSYSGNTEEELAELEQARGAGAKIVIMTSGGELKRRALATKLPLIIIPSGLQPRLAVLYEIKALASLFDQTGLSQNVATELEETGRWLLSHSSNWVADVQTPKNIAKQIAQDLLGCGVVVYGGPTLSMQAYKWKIDINENAKQAAFYNELPEFNHNEFLGWKNPRDKLLKVVELQSSLDLPQIAKRWEVSNRLLSGQMPKPIIVEAIGKTKLQQMLWTQLLGDYVSLYLAFLNGIDPTPVDMIEKLKRELKKS